The Pseudomonas sp. Marseille-Q3773 DNA window ATGCGTGAGATCAGTATCGAGGAGCTGACGGCCAATTGATGTATTGCCTGCGCCAGCCCTCTTCGCGGGCTCGCCCGGTCCCACAGGTACAGCGCGTAGCTCAAGTAATGCGCAAGTCATGTGGGAGCGGGCGAGCCCGCGAAGAGGCCCTCAAAGGCAGCAGAGGTTTCAGCCTTGTAGCAACTCCGGGCTATTGAAGTTGCTCAACCTGCGATCATCCTCGGCACACTCGAGCCCTTGCACCGCCTCCCGCAGCAAGGCCTTCTGCAAACTCCGTTCTCCCGCCGCCCAGGCCTGCTCCAGGACCGGCAACAGCCGGCGTGGCAGCACGCTGAACATCGGTTGCCAGTAGCCACCCTGGCGCACCATGGCCGCACTGTCACAGGCCACTGCCAGTCGCAGCAGGTCCTCGATCAACCTCCGGTCAACCAGCGGTGCATCGCAGGCCAGCAGTATCACCCATTCGTGTCGCGCCACCTTGAGCCCGGCAATCACCCCCGCCAGTGGCCCCGGAAAATCAGCCTCGACATCGCCCACCAGTTGATCGGCATATCCCCGGTAGGCATCCTGGTTGCGGTTGCAGGAAATCACTAGGTCGTCAGTCAGCGGGCGTAGCACGCGATGCACGTGGGCAACCAGCGGTACGCTCTGCCAGCAGATCAGGCCCTTGTCC harbors:
- the mobA gene encoding molybdenum cofactor guanylyltransferase MobA — translated: MTNPLPASSALILAGGRGQRMGGRDKGLICWQSVPLVAHVHRVLRPLTDDLVISCNRNQDAYRGYADQLVGDVEADFPGPLAGVIAGLKVARHEWVILLACDAPLVDRRLIEDLLRLAVACDSAAMVRQGGYWQPMFSVLPRRLLPVLEQAWAAGERSLQKALLREAVQGLECAEDDRRLSNFNSPELLQG